The Dioscorea cayenensis subsp. rotundata cultivar TDr96_F1 chromosome 19, TDr96_F1_v2_PseudoChromosome.rev07_lg8_w22 25.fasta, whole genome shotgun sequence genome includes a window with the following:
- the LOC120250456 gene encoding probable receptor-like protein kinase At5g59700 codes for MESALHLLILSISLSSVYNASAYNPTTAYFLNCGSSTNITFSDESRTFTTDSPFLISSSTSNTVSVTDPINQSNSLYNTARLFTHTSSYNFPIKTTGTYVLRLHFFPFITKSYNLINSSNFNVSSPQTQTFLLGSFSPSKSNTSTIKEYYLWLDTDGLILTFTPNSPSLAFISAIELFTAPLSLINDTEPTTVSTTGQDFNIGDLSRQSLETLYRVNVGGPLITPTNDTLWRTWIPDDPFLYSISSSSKEDSTSTDNIKYGLDTREVAPPFVYSTVREMNISSITRVANSNFNFNLTWTFKVPAGYKYFIRMHFCDIVSNQPLDLIFDVYIGDASAYPNLQLGSLTHLSLDAAHYLDFITDEDIVENSGLLNVSVGRSSKSTPDTANAIMNGLEIMKINNSVGSLNGSYNSFASNSVKRSTHVGITVIIVSVVAAALVSLIAVSITIVILMRKRTKPAPLNPKANTTTAVFCSPHHKDSVNKSSSGATPRMKMGLELYIPLSDIKLATNDFDEALVIGHGGFGKVYKGVLSDGTMVAVKRAIGRSRQGYPEFVNEINLLSKIRHRHLVSIIGYCDEMGEMILVYEFMENGTLKNYLYGSLDLPCLSWKQRLQVCIGAARGLDYLHTAHSPVIIHRDVKSTNILLGQDFLAKISDFGISKLGPLLGEDTYVSTGVKGSFGYFDPEYFRMLRLTTKSDVYSFGVVLFEVLCARPVIDPRFKDEAVNLADWALHYLKKGKLEKIIDVRLVGEINPKSLEKFGEIAERCLAKHGDDRPTIRDVLWDLEYAQHLQETELIREPHEDSGIVDSQIQSLSLMRRVSFACIDIDDEDNNVIEMSSEQLDVNP; via the coding sequence ATGGAATCAGCGCTCCACTTGCTCATCCTCTCCATCTCCCTCTCCTCCGTCTACAACGCTTCAGCCTACAACCCAACCACTGCTTACTTTCTCAACTGCGGCTCCTCAACCAACATCACCTTCTCTGATGAAAGTAGAACCTTCACTACAGACTCACCATTCCTGATCTCATCCTCAACCTCCAATACTGTATCAGTCACAGACCCAATTAACCAATCCAATTCTCTCTACAACACTGCCAGGCTCTTCACCCATACCTCTTCCTATAACTTCCCCATCAAGACCACAGGTACCTATGTTCTCCGTCTCCATTTCTTCCCTTTCATTACAAAAAGTTACAACCTAATTAACTCCTCCAACTTCAACGTCTCTTCTCCCCAAACCCAAACATTCCTCCTCGGCTCTTTCTCACCATCCAAGTCCAACACAAGCACCATCAAAGAGTACTACCTCTGGCTCGACACTGACGGTCTCATCCTCACCTTTACTCCCAACTCTCCATCTCTAGCTTTTATCAGCGCCATCGAGCTTTTCACCGCACCTCTTTCACTCATCAACGACACCGAACCAACAACAGTTTCCACAACCGGACAAGACTTCAACATCGGTGACCTCAGTCGTCAGTCGTTAGAGACCCTCTACCGTGTTAACGTCGGCGGCCCACTTATAACTCCGACCAACGACACTCTCTGGAGAACCTGGATTCCCGACGATCCCTTCCTCTACTCCATTTCCTCCTCATCTAAAGAGGACTCCACTAGTACTGACAATATAAAGTACGGGCTTGACACTCGTGAGGTCGCGCCTCCGTTCGTCTACAGCACTGTTCGAGAGATGAACATCTCGAGCATTACCCGGGTTGCCAATTCCAACTTCAACTTCAACCTGACATGGACCTTCAAAGTGCCGGCTGGGTACAAGTACTTCATTCGCATGCACTTCTGCGACATCGTCTCCAACCAGCCTCTTGACTTGATCTTCGATGTCTATATTGGTGACGCCTCTGCGTACCCAAACTTGCAGCTTGGCTCACTCACTCACCTAAGCCTGGATGCTGCCCACTACTTGGACTTCATCACCGATGAAGACATTGTCGAAAATTCTGGTTTACTGAACGTGAGTGTTGGCCGGTCCAGTAAGAGCACTCCGGACACTGCAAATGCTATCATGAATGGGTTGGAGATCATGAAGATCAACAACTCTGTTGGTAGCCTAAATGGTAGCTATAACTCCTTTGCTTCAAACTCTGTGAAGAGATCCACCCATGTTGGTATCACTGTTATCATAGTTTCAGTTGTTGCTGCTGCATTGGTTAGTCTCATCGCAGTATCAATCACCATCGTCATCTTGATGCGCAAGAGAACCAAACCGGCACCATTAAAcccaaaagcaaacaccacaaCTGCTGTCTTCTGTTCACCTCACCATAAGGACAGCGTAAACAAGTCCAGCAGCGGAGCAACACCAAGAATGAAGATGGGGTTGGAGCTCTACATCCCTTTATCTGACATCAAACTCGCAACCAATGACTTTGACGAGGCACTTGTCATTGGCCATGGTGGCTTCGGAAAGGTCTACAAAGGTGTTCTCTCTGATGGCACGATGGTTGCAGTGAAGCGAGCCATTGGTAGGTCGAGACAAGGCTACCCTGAGTTTGTGAACGAGATCAATCTCCTCTCAAAGATCAGGCACCGACACCTCGTCTCAATCATTGGCTACTGTGATGAAATGGGAGAGATGATCCTCGTCTATGAGTTCATGGAGAACGGGACACTGAAGAACTACTTGTATGGCTCACTAGACTTGCCCTGTTTGTCATGGAAACAGAGGTTGCAGGTGTGCATTGGAGCTGCCAGAGGTCTTGACTACCTCCACACTGCTCACTCTCCGGTAATCATCCATAGAGATGTGAAATCCACCAACATACTTCTCGGGCAGGATTTCCTAGCCAAGATCTCAGACTTTGGAATCTCCAAACTGGGGCCTTTATTAGGAGAAGATACTTATGTGAGCACTGGAGTGAAGGGGAGCTTTGGCTACTTCGATCCAGAGTACTTTAGAATGCTGAGACTCACAACTAAATCAGATGTATACTCTTTTGGTGTTGTTCTCTTTGAGGTTTTATGTGCCAGGCCTGTGATCGATCCCAGGTTTAAGGACGAGGCGGTCAACCTTGCAGACTGGGCTTTGCATTACCTGAAGAAAGGAAAACTTGAGAAGATCATAGATGTAAGACTCGTTGGCGAGATTAACCCTAAGTCATTGGAGAAGTTTGGGGAGATTGCTGAGAGGTGTCTGGCCAAGCATGGTGATGATAGGCCAACCATTAGAGATGTTTTGTGGGACTTGGAGTATGCTCAGCATCTCCAAGAAACAGAGCTAATAAGAGAGCCCCACGAGGACAGTGGAATTGTGGATAGCCAAATCCAGTCTCTGAGTCTTATGAGAAGAGTGTCTTTCGCTTGCATAGACATAGATGATGAAGATAATAATGTGATTGAGATGAGTAGTGAGCAGTTGGATGTGAATCCCTGA